A stretch of Paludisphaera borealis DNA encodes these proteins:
- a CDS encoding ABC transporter ATP-binding protein: MTAAPRSRNGEIAVRTADLTKSYGSAASPVYALRGVSLDVATGERVALLGKSGSGKSTLLNLLGGLDHATSGGLHVGGLDVGRLSRRELSRFRSATVGMIFQSFNLIPSLSALQNVELPMIFAGRGPRERRAQAEAALRSVGLGERLNHRPTELSGGENQRVAVARALVNRPRIVLADEPTGNLDTDTAREVMGLILDHVETHGATLVLVTHDEELAAASTSRILRLRDGRLLP, translated from the coding sequence GTGACGGCTGCGCCTCGGTCCCGGAACGGCGAGATCGCGGTGCGGACCGCCGACCTCACGAAATCCTACGGTTCCGCCGCCTCTCCCGTGTACGCACTTCGCGGGGTGTCGCTCGACGTGGCGACCGGCGAGCGAGTCGCCCTGCTCGGCAAGTCGGGCTCGGGAAAATCGACGCTGCTCAACCTGCTCGGGGGGCTCGACCACGCCACCTCGGGAGGCCTGCACGTCGGCGGCCTCGACGTCGGCCGGCTCTCCCGGCGCGAGCTGTCGCGGTTCCGATCGGCGACGGTCGGCATGATCTTCCAGTCGTTCAACCTGATCCCGTCGCTGTCGGCCCTTCAAAACGTCGAGCTGCCGATGATCTTCGCCGGCCGTGGCCCCCGCGAACGTCGGGCTCAGGCCGAAGCGGCCTTGCGGTCGGTCGGCCTGGGCGAGCGCCTGAACCATCGACCGACCGAACTGAGCGGCGGCGAGAACCAGCGCGTGGCGGTGGCCCGCGCCCTGGTCAACCGGCCCCGGATCGTCCTGGCCGACGAGCCGACCGGCAACCTCGACACCGACACCGCGCGCGAGGTCATGGGCCTGATCCTCGACCACGTCGAAACCCACGGCGCGACGCTCGTCCTGGTCACGCACGACGAGGAACTCGCCGCCGCCAGTACCTCGCGCATCCTCCGCCTCAGGGACGGTCGGCTGCTGCCTTGA
- a CDS encoding ABC transporter permease: MRLSDLLTLPFASLRRQPLRTVLTTLGVVFGAFVLAASLSIGQGVQETIDRETRRNGVARRVDVSPAWKPAAPKPDEPVAGAMTDARRDRLRKAIADATPWYNRQDDRVKLTRERLNTLAAMPHVETMTPILNLGAFAVLGEKSQFTGLASARPTDEALRRRIIAGRLFNAPDERGLVVSELLAYRLGCVDEADVARLIGQTLRLEFRRQEFDGGIQVYLMKQQGTPTRDEADALQKIKQRLPDALDKLGLTPKEVEVLRSALVVKPVTAPAVQTEEFPVVGVIRQSTEEELKGPWNPLRVDADAVLPFQTAVDVHFRVTEPDEQGVDRAILIVDAEANVKDVVQKVQETGLDSRAAVEFIDRERLIYLLIFGGMTCVAAVALLVSALGIANTMLMSVLERTREIGVMKAVGADNRHLLVMFLIEGALIGFFGGVFGLLLAWAASYPGDAWIKEMVLRDMKIDLAHGIFVFPPWLVVAVLTLPVVVTTLAAVYPARHAARIDPVKALRHE, encoded by the coding sequence GTGCGACTGAGCGACCTGCTGACCTTGCCGTTCGCGTCGTTGCGCCGGCAGCCCCTGCGGACGGTGCTCACCACCTTGGGCGTGGTCTTCGGCGCGTTCGTCCTGGCCGCGAGCCTGTCGATCGGGCAGGGGGTTCAAGAGACGATCGACCGCGAAACCCGCCGTAACGGCGTCGCCCGCCGGGTCGACGTCTCCCCCGCATGGAAGCCCGCCGCTCCGAAGCCCGACGAGCCGGTCGCCGGTGCCATGACCGACGCCCGCCGCGATCGGCTCCGCAAGGCGATCGCCGATGCGACGCCGTGGTACAACCGGCAGGACGACCGAGTCAAGCTCACGCGCGAGCGATTGAACACGCTCGCCGCGATGCCCCACGTCGAAACGATGACGCCGATCCTCAACCTCGGCGCGTTCGCCGTCCTCGGCGAGAAATCGCAATTTACGGGGCTGGCCTCGGCCCGGCCGACCGACGAGGCCCTCCGCCGCCGGATCATCGCCGGCCGCCTGTTCAACGCCCCGGACGAGCGCGGGCTGGTCGTCAGCGAACTACTCGCCTACCGCCTGGGATGCGTCGACGAGGCCGACGTCGCCCGCCTGATCGGCCAGACGCTCCGGCTGGAGTTCCGCCGCCAGGAGTTTGACGGCGGCATCCAGGTCTACCTGATGAAGCAGCAAGGAACCCCGACCCGCGACGAGGCCGACGCCCTCCAGAAGATCAAGCAGCGGCTGCCGGACGCGCTCGACAAGCTCGGGCTGACGCCCAAGGAGGTCGAGGTCCTGCGGAGCGCCCTCGTCGTGAAGCCCGTCACGGCACCGGCCGTGCAGACCGAGGAATTCCCGGTCGTCGGCGTGATCCGCCAGTCGACGGAGGAAGAATTGAAGGGACCGTGGAACCCGTTACGGGTCGATGCCGACGCGGTATTGCCCTTTCAGACGGCCGTCGACGTTCACTTTCGGGTGACCGAGCCCGACGAGCAAGGAGTGGACCGGGCGATCCTGATCGTGGACGCCGAGGCGAACGTCAAGGACGTGGTTCAGAAGGTCCAGGAGACGGGACTCGACAGCCGGGCCGCCGTGGAATTCATCGACCGCGAGCGACTCATTTATCTGTTGATCTTCGGCGGCATGACGTGCGTGGCGGCGGTGGCGCTCTTGGTCTCGGCGCTGGGGATCGCCAACACGATGCTGATGAGCGTCCTCGAACGGACGCGGGAGATCGGCGTCATGAAGGCCGTCGGCGCCGACAACCGCCATCTGCTTGTGATGTTCCTGATCGAGGGCGCCCTGATTGGCTTCTTCGGCGGCGTCTTCGGGCTGCTGCTCGCCTGGGCCGCGTCGTATCCGGGAGACGCCTGGATCAAGGAGATGGTGCTCCGGGATATGAAGATCGACCTGGCGCACGGGATCTTCGTCTTCCCCCCCTGGCTGGTCGTCGCCGTCCTGACCCTGCCCGTCGTCGTCACCACCCTCGCCGCCGTCTACCCCGCCCGCCACGCCGCCCGGATCGACCCGGTGAAGGCCCTGCGACACGAGTAG
- the dnaX gene encoding DNA polymerase III subunit gamma/tau: MSQGPAPKKQASSTNDDAEPSSAAHVPGSRDASAGNYTVVARRYRPQRFEDVVGQDHVVQALRNAIRLNRLAQAYLFCGTRGVGKTSMARIFAKCLNCVNGPTEEPCQVCDICQAISVGQDVDVIEIDGASNNGVEQVRELRQNVSLRPSRAKYKIYYIDEVHMLSTGAFNALLKTLEEPPPHVKFFFATTEANKIPITVLSRCQRYDFAGITPEAIVGALKDICDREQVDAEVEALQVVARRAGGSMRDAQSLLEQLLSSGSPKLTVEVVHGLLGTASDERLLGMLEALSSRDPAAALTLLDQAASQGVQASELLAGTLDFLRDAMVLSIGAGSILLTVSPRQRPRLQAVVDAWSTDSIVTALQILAEARARMRGVAHGRLLAELALVRVARLEDLEDLTEMVQRLKALESGSPLPPRSSAPSLKKKLTPTDDAPNRAPEAEKTAVVGAAVAPAPRSEPERAAERPRAGSGTATKAQGVKEVATVARKPAKVAEAEDEAGGAPLELHVVSGIWPDLIKKVGANLGWKLSQAMPIGLDGPDVLVIGAKPGYNSVADLCGTDEARRLIADSLRGLLRRPLTVRYQQSNADADSGSGAPAAESRRADQLQSDPMVQKVIELFEARVLHLEYEGEQDNDGPSAAQGAG, encoded by the coding sequence GTGTCGCAAGGTCCCGCGCCGAAAAAGCAAGCCAGTTCCACCAACGACGACGCCGAGCCCTCGTCGGCGGCGCACGTCCCGGGCTCTCGCGACGCTTCGGCGGGCAATTACACGGTCGTCGCGCGTCGCTATCGGCCGCAACGGTTCGAAGACGTCGTCGGTCAGGACCACGTCGTCCAGGCGCTTCGCAACGCGATCCGGCTCAACAGGTTGGCGCAGGCGTACCTGTTCTGCGGCACTCGGGGCGTCGGCAAGACGTCGATGGCCCGGATCTTCGCCAAGTGCCTGAACTGCGTGAACGGGCCGACCGAAGAGCCGTGCCAGGTCTGCGACATCTGCCAGGCGATCTCCGTCGGCCAGGACGTCGACGTGATCGAGATCGACGGCGCCAGCAACAACGGCGTCGAGCAGGTCCGCGAGCTGCGGCAGAACGTCTCGCTCCGCCCCAGCCGGGCCAAGTACAAAATCTACTACATCGACGAAGTCCACATGCTCTCGACGGGGGCGTTCAACGCGCTCTTGAAGACGCTCGAAGAGCCACCGCCGCACGTGAAGTTCTTCTTCGCGACGACCGAAGCGAACAAGATCCCGATCACGGTCCTGTCGCGTTGCCAGCGGTACGACTTCGCCGGGATCACCCCCGAGGCGATCGTCGGCGCGCTCAAGGACATCTGTGACCGCGAGCAGGTCGACGCCGAGGTCGAGGCGCTCCAGGTCGTCGCCCGCCGCGCCGGGGGATCGATGCGCGACGCCCAGTCGCTGCTCGAACAGCTCCTGTCGTCGGGAAGCCCGAAACTGACTGTCGAGGTCGTCCACGGCCTGCTCGGAACCGCCAGCGACGAACGGTTGCTGGGGATGCTCGAAGCGCTGTCGAGCCGCGACCCGGCCGCGGCCCTCACGCTGCTCGACCAGGCCGCGAGCCAGGGAGTCCAGGCGTCGGAGCTGCTGGCCGGCACGCTCGACTTCCTCCGCGACGCGATGGTTCTCTCGATCGGCGCCGGCTCGATCCTGCTCACCGTCTCGCCCCGCCAGCGCCCCCGTCTCCAGGCCGTCGTCGACGCCTGGTCGACCGATTCGATCGTCACGGCCCTTCAGATCCTCGCCGAAGCCCGTGCGCGAATGCGCGGCGTCGCCCACGGCAGATTGCTCGCTGAACTGGCTCTCGTGCGAGTCGCTCGACTCGAAGATCTCGAAGACTTGACCGAAATGGTCCAGCGGCTCAAGGCGCTCGAATCCGGATCGCCCCTACCGCCCAGGTCTTCGGCGCCCAGCTTAAAAAAAAAGCTAACGCCGACTGACGACGCCCCCAACCGCGCCCCGGAAGCCGAAAAAACCGCCGTGGTCGGTGCCGCCGTCGCCCCGGCTCCTCGATCCGAACCCGAGCGCGCGGCCGAAAGGCCCCGAGCGGGCAGCGGAACGGCGACGAAAGCCCAGGGTGTGAAAGAGGTTGCGACGGTCGCCCGGAAACCGGCGAAGGTCGCCGAGGCCGAGGACGAAGCCGGCGGGGCGCCGCTCGAATTGCACGTCGTCAGCGGCATCTGGCCCGACCTGATCAAGAAGGTGGGCGCGAATCTGGGATGGAAGTTGAGCCAGGCGATGCCGATCGGTCTGGACGGGCCGGACGTCCTGGTCATCGGGGCCAAGCCGGGATACAATTCGGTGGCCGACCTGTGCGGGACCGACGAGGCGCGAAGGCTGATCGCCGATTCCCTTCGAGGGTTGCTGCGACGCCCCTTGACCGTTCGCTACCAGCAATCAAACGCCGACGCCGACAGCGGCTCCGGCGCTCCCGCCGCCGAGTCGCGACGGGCCGACCAGCTCCAGAGCGACCCGATGGTTCAGAAGGTCATCGAGCTGTTCGAGGCGCGGGTGTTGCATCTCGAATACGAAGGCGAGCAAGACAACGACGGCCCTTCGGCCGCGCAGGGTGCGGGCTGA
- a CDS encoding YbaB/EbfC family nucleoid-associated protein: MFGQLGNIAELMRNAGKLRDSVAKATEALGQLQVEGSSGGGAVTAKINGRMEMIALRIDPKLLADGDAELLEDLVVSAVNAAMVKARDSAAQSLASVAGGLPMGLFPGGDAPIGPGPGGS; encoded by the coding sequence GTGTTCGGACAACTGGGAAACATCGCAGAACTGATGCGCAACGCGGGCAAGTTGCGGGATTCGGTCGCCAAGGCGACGGAAGCGCTTGGCCAGCTTCAGGTTGAAGGCAGCTCGGGCGGCGGCGCGGTGACGGCGAAGATCAACGGCCGGATGGAGATGATCGCGCTGCGGATTGATCCCAAGCTGCTGGCCGACGGCGATGCCGAGCTGCTCGAAGACCTGGTCGTCTCGGCGGTGAACGCCGCGATGGTCAAGGCGCGCGATTCGGCGGCTCAGTCGCTGGCGTCGGTGGCCGGCGGCCTGCCGATGGGGCTGTTCCCCGGCGGGGACGCACCGATCGGCCCCGGGCCCGGAGGCTCCTGA
- the recR gene encoding recombination mediator RecR, translating to MAGSGYAAALDRLTTTLGRLPGIGAKSAERLAHHLLKCPVDEALELAEAIRTAKEQVRHCQICYHLTEVDAPICGICRDERRDPSLVCVVEQSRDLLAIEKAGSFPGVYHVLLGRLAPLQGMGPDQLTVDALEARVRAGSVRELIMATNPNLEGDGTALFIAKRLADTSVQITRLARGLASGSTLEFASRDMLADALAGRQPF from the coding sequence ATGGCCGGCTCCGGCTACGCGGCGGCGCTCGACCGCCTGACCACGACCCTGGGGCGGCTCCCCGGCATCGGCGCGAAATCGGCCGAGCGGCTCGCCCATCACCTGCTCAAGTGTCCCGTCGACGAGGCCCTCGAACTCGCCGAGGCCATCCGAACGGCCAAGGAGCAGGTACGCCATTGTCAAATTTGCTACCACCTCACCGAGGTGGATGCACCCATCTGCGGCATTTGCCGCGACGAGCGCCGCGATCCGAGCTTGGTCTGCGTCGTCGAGCAGTCGCGCGACCTGCTGGCGATCGAGAAAGCCGGCTCGTTTCCCGGCGTCTATCACGTCCTGCTCGGCCGCCTGGCCCCGTTGCAGGGGATGGGGCCGGACCAGTTGACCGTCGACGCGCTGGAAGCCCGGGTCCGCGCCGGGTCGGTCCGCGAGCTGATCATGGCCACCAATCCCAACCTCGAAGGGGACGGCACCGCCCTGTTCATCGCCAAGCGGCTGGCCGACACGTCCGTCCAGATCACCCGCCTGGCGCGCGGACTGGCCTCGGGCAGCACGCTCGAATTCGCCAGCCGCGACATGCTCGCCGACGCCCTCGCCGGCCGCCAGCCGTTCTGA
- the rpoN gene encoding RNA polymerase factor sigma-54: MRLDTSQQMRTEMRLRMAPRMIQSMEILQLPIMALQERIEQELSENPVLVDLRESTPTTTEDSDDTSTPAPAEAETAESNEFDSLGGLDENWSELYDEGPRRSRASLSEEGDRKQDAMQNMASRPRSFHDGLAEQLGFFDCDPILRDLAEYIIHSLDDNGYLPKNVTLHDIARDFGHDVTIEQAEDALRMVQRLDPPGVGARDLRECLLLQLTPETPCLDILRTLITHHLDDLQHNRLPTIEKKTGLSIEGIKAAIEHLRRLNPRPGSSYNLQENTHYVVPDLVVEPNELGTYDVRLVDEHTPNLSISRYYQKQLRNKATDPAAREFIQKRIQSARWLIESIEQRRNTLLKVARAIIEHQRPFLDKGPEFIEPLKMQQIADRVGVHVTTVSRAVDDKWVQSPRGIFPLKRFFGGGTTTADGDEIAWDTIKQKLLEVVAKEDKQNPMSDEEIVDEMGRHGLKVARRTVTKYRQALSIPSSRQRKQF; this comes from the coding sequence ATGCGGCTTGACACGTCCCAGCAGATGCGAACCGAGATGCGGCTGCGCATGGCGCCGCGCATGATCCAGTCGATGGAAATCCTTCAGTTGCCGATCATGGCCTTGCAGGAGCGGATCGAGCAGGAGCTGAGCGAAAACCCGGTGCTGGTCGACCTCCGCGAATCGACGCCGACGACCACCGAGGACTCCGACGACACGTCCACCCCCGCACCGGCCGAGGCCGAGACGGCCGAATCCAACGAGTTCGACAGCCTCGGCGGCCTCGACGAGAACTGGAGCGAGCTGTACGACGAAGGCCCGCGCCGCAGCCGCGCCTCGCTTAGCGAAGAGGGGGACCGCAAGCAAGACGCCATGCAAAACATGGCGTCGCGCCCGCGTTCGTTCCATGACGGCCTGGCGGAACAGCTCGGGTTCTTCGACTGCGACCCGATCCTCCGCGACCTGGCCGAGTACATCATCCACAGTCTCGACGACAACGGCTACCTGCCCAAGAACGTCACCCTCCACGACATCGCCCGCGACTTCGGCCACGACGTGACGATCGAACAGGCCGAGGACGCGCTGCGGATGGTCCAGCGGCTCGACCCGCCGGGGGTCGGCGCCCGCGACCTCCGCGAGTGCCTGCTCTTGCAGTTAACGCCCGAGACGCCCTGCCTCGACATCCTCCGCACCCTGATCACCCACCATCTCGACGACCTTCAGCACAACCGGCTGCCAACCATCGAGAAGAAGACCGGGCTGTCGATTGAGGGGATCAAGGCGGCCATCGAGCACCTGCGGCGGCTGAACCCCCGCCCGGGCTCGTCGTACAACCTCCAGGAAAACACCCACTACGTCGTGCCCGACCTGGTCGTCGAGCCCAACGAACTCGGCACGTACGACGTCCGGCTCGTCGACGAGCACACGCCGAACCTGTCGATCTCGCGGTACTACCAGAAGCAGCTCCGCAACAAGGCCACCGACCCCGCGGCCCGCGAGTTCATCCAGAAGCGGATCCAGTCGGCCCGCTGGCTGATCGAGTCGATCGAGCAGCGCCGCAACACGCTGCTGAAGGTCGCCCGCGCGATCATCGAGCATCAGCGGCCGTTCCTGGACAAGGGCCCCGAGTTCATCGAGCCGCTCAAGATGCAGCAGATCGCCGACCGCGTCGGCGTCCACGTCACGACCGTGAGCCGCGCCGTCGACGACAAGTGGGTTCAGAGCCCGCGCGGGATCTTCCCGCTCAAGCGGTTCTTCGGCGGCGGCACGACCACGGCCGACGGCGACGAGATCGCCTGGGACACCATCAAGCAGAAGCTCCTCGAAGTCGTCGCCAAGGAAGACAAGCAGAACCCCATGTCCGACGAGGAGATCGTCGACGAGATGGGCCGCCACGGCCTCAAGGTCGCCCGCCGCACCGTCACCAAGTACCGCCAGGCCCTTTCGATCCCGTCGAGCCGGCAGCGGAAGCAGTTTTAG
- a CDS encoding cytochrome c3 family protein: MWDDGRRARRILIALTATAVFATSCAAVAYFWRSFLPVDPLKEARTAYDRQDWDAAARAARARLKTANGDLDALRLLARASLRQGKESSALAIYGGLGEDAMESDDFYLLGMEQSRKGNVDLAHQAWKLALTRNPNHPETLAATAKSLSEMDQYIPAVVTIQQLLTQPGWKARANLLLGEMYVMMNAPEQVITALERGLNEPGESIDPKDRERYRKLLARSFLQTGKPARAREVLEPMQPAGATSSPDLEVSWLLSRCDLQESKPISPTVLDQARTYRDEHPLEAEPASYVGAAGCVSCHRVISDMQQPSRHGRTFFRESEIAALPLPKQPVPDPGDPKVVHSFQKVEDHVEVETKIDDRVVRSIIDYAFGTGDRGLTLVGRNDKNHYFESRLSYYGNDGKWDVTSGQSRIPQHSALYQGSILTLDVVRRCIICHQTNAMAVLSNSGPEAADRAIGCEKCHGPGGNHLLAVNAPDAKKDPSLFLRDMAIARPSMTYGEPIVKLCGQCHDPRKVGFEVTPSLETASRFQSTTLSWSRCYTESQKALDCVTCHSPHRDAETSPAHYEAKCLECHSGTPSPPKEPRSLLRPRQTAFTAAPPCPVQPKSGCIACHMPKDQTPIPHSQFTDHHIRVHPELTESKPPIAGR, from the coding sequence ATGTGGGATGACGGGAGGCGGGCGCGTCGAATCCTCATCGCGCTGACGGCGACGGCGGTCTTCGCGACGTCCTGCGCGGCCGTTGCTTACTTCTGGCGATCCTTCCTCCCGGTCGACCCTCTCAAGGAGGCCCGGACCGCCTACGACCGGCAGGATTGGGACGCCGCCGCTCGGGCGGCTCGCGCCCGGCTCAAGACCGCCAACGGCGACCTCGACGCCCTTCGCCTTCTCGCCCGCGCCTCGCTCCGTCAGGGGAAGGAGTCGTCGGCCCTGGCGATCTACGGCGGGCTCGGCGAAGACGCGATGGAGTCCGACGACTTCTACCTTCTGGGCATGGAACAGAGCCGCAAGGGGAACGTCGATCTGGCCCACCAGGCGTGGAAGCTCGCCTTGACCAGGAATCCGAACCACCCCGAGACGCTGGCGGCGACGGCGAAATCGCTCTCCGAGATGGATCAATACATCCCCGCCGTGGTCACGATCCAGCAATTGCTGACCCAACCCGGCTGGAAGGCCCGCGCCAATCTGCTGCTCGGTGAAATGTACGTGATGATGAACGCCCCGGAGCAAGTGATCACCGCGCTCGAGCGGGGGTTGAACGAGCCGGGGGAGTCGATCGATCCCAAGGATCGGGAACGGTATCGCAAGCTGCTGGCCCGGAGCTTCCTGCAGACGGGCAAGCCCGCCCGGGCGCGCGAAGTCCTCGAGCCGATGCAACCCGCCGGCGCGACCTCCTCGCCCGATCTCGAAGTCTCCTGGCTGCTGAGCCGTTGCGATCTCCAGGAGAGTAAACCCATCTCCCCGACCGTTCTCGATCAGGCTCGCACATATCGCGACGAACATCCACTCGAAGCCGAGCCGGCGTCTTACGTGGGCGCGGCGGGCTGCGTCAGTTGTCATCGTGTGATTTCCGATATGCAGCAACCCAGCCGGCACGGGCGGACCTTCTTCCGCGAGTCGGAGATCGCCGCGCTACCGCTCCCGAAACAGCCCGTGCCCGACCCCGGCGACCCCAAGGTCGTTCACTCGTTTCAAAAGGTCGAAGATCACGTTGAAGTCGAGACCAAGATCGACGATCGGGTCGTCCGCTCGATCATCGACTACGCCTTCGGCACGGGCGATCGCGGGTTGACTCTCGTCGGGCGCAACGACAAGAACCACTACTTCGAGAGCCGTCTTTCGTATTACGGGAACGACGGGAAATGGGACGTCACGTCGGGCCAGAGCCGAATTCCCCAGCACTCGGCGTTGTACCAGGGATCGATTTTGACGCTCGACGTCGTCCGGCGGTGCATCATCTGCCATCAGACAAATGCCATGGCGGTCCTGAGCAACTCCGGCCCCGAGGCCGCCGATCGCGCGATCGGATGCGAGAAATGCCACGGCCCCGGCGGCAACCATCTGCTGGCCGTCAACGCTCCCGACGCAAAGAAAGACCCATCCCTCTTCTTGCGCGACATGGCGATCGCCCGCCCTTCGATGACGTACGGCGAGCCGATCGTGAAGCTCTGCGGACAGTGTCACGACCCGCGGAAGGTCGGTTTCGAGGTCACTCCCTCGCTCGAAACGGCCAGCCGGTTCCAGTCGACCACGCTCTCCTGGAGCCGTTGTTACACCGAGTCGCAGAAAGCGCTCGACTGCGTCACCTGCCACAGCCCGCACCGCGACGCCGAGACCTCCCCCGCGCATTACGAAGCGAAATGCCTCGAATGCCACTCCGGAACTCCGTCGCCCCCGAAAGAGCCGCGCTCGCTCCTTCGCCCCCGGCAGACCGCGTTCACAGCCGCCCCCCCCTGCCCCGTGCAACCGAAGTCAGGCTGCATCGCCTGCCACATGCCCAAGGATCAAACCCCGATCCCGCACTCGCAATTCACCGACCACCACATCCGCGTCCACCCGGAGCTGACCGAGAGCAAGCCGCCCATCGCGGGACGGTGA
- a CDS encoding deaminase, with the protein MIRARRPRISPSNGRTQARTSTRPAAQVACIVFGDGEIVAEAVNLLVQTHDPTAHAEFLAIRAAAAALGAENFTGCAFTLLAHCCPMYLAAARIDGLFSVL; encoded by the coding sequence ATGATCCGGGCGCGACGTCCGAGAATATCGCCGAGCAACGGCCGAACACAGGCCAGAACGTCGACTCGCCCCGCCGCTCAAGTCGCCTGCATCGTCTTCGGGGACGGCGAGATCGTCGCCGAGGCGGTCAACCTCCTCGTGCAGACGCACGATCCGACCGCCCACGCGGAGTTCCTGGCGATCCGGGCGGCGGCCGCCGCGCTGGGGGCCGAGAACTTCACCGGCTGCGCGTTCACCCTCCTCGCCCACTGTTGTCCCATGTACCTGGCCGCCGCTCGCATTGACGGGCTGTTCTCCGTACTCTGA